One part of the Epinephelus fuscoguttatus linkage group LG12, E.fuscoguttatus.final_Chr_v1 genome encodes these proteins:
- the LOC125897939 gene encoding spectrin family protein isoform X4 — translation MSTISPTDFDSLEIQQQYNDINNRWDLAAETDWDNENSSARLFERSRIKALADEREAVQKKTFTKWVNSHLGRVTCRIGDLYTDLRDGRMLIRLLEVLSGEQLPKPTKGRMRIHCLENVDKALQFLKEQKVHLENMGSHDIVDGNHRLTLGLIWTIILRFQIQDISVETEDNKEKKSAKDALLLWCQMKTAGYPNVNIHNFTTSWRDGLAFNAIVHKHRPDVIDFDNLKRSNAHYNLQNAFNVAEKELGLTKLLDPEDVNVDQPDEKSIITYVATYYHYFSKMKALAVEGKRIGKVLDYAIEADQLIEKYETLASELLQWIEQTIGTLNDRQLANSLSAVQNQLQAFNSYRTVEKPPKFTEKGNLEVLLFTIQSKMRANNQKVYMPREGKLISDINKAWERLEKAEHERELALRNELIRQEKLEMLAARFDRKAAMRETWLSENQRLVSQDNFGTDLGAVEAATRKHEAIETDIGAYWERVAAVEAVAKELEAESYHDVRRILARRDNVLRLWEYLKELLAARRERLNAHRDLQRLFEEMRYIMDWMADMKGRLQSPDSGKHLHDVLDLLQKHTLVEADISAQAERIKAVQGAAQRFTSYEQAYKPCEPGLVSEKVDLLGQAYEELGQLAGKRRARLEDSRRLWQFLWDLGEEAAWIREQEQILASGDCGRDLTSALHLLSKHEAFRDEMAARYGPLSNSIAAGEALVQEGHFGAPEVTERIQDIRAQWAHLEETTKLREQSLKEAVALHQFQTDANDMEAWIMETLRQVSSTEVGHDEFSTQTLARKQREIDEEIQSHRPGIDSLHEQVQALPQAYVHFPQVDGRLPAIEQRYEELESLSVARRQALEGALALYRMFSEAGACQLWVEEKEQWLDSMEIPTKLEDLEVVQQRFETLEPEMNNLGTRVNDVNQVAEQLLSSDNCNKDQIHQTRDQLHNRWKEFEQMAGQKKQALESALNIQNYHLECNEIQTWMKEKTKVIESTQSLGNDLAGVMALQRKLTGMERDLEAIEGKLDDLRNEAKKLAMEHPDQAGEIQGRLAEIQEVWEELNATMKRREESLGEASKLQGFLRDLDDFQSWLSRTQTAVASEDIPTSLPEAESLLAQHENIKNEVDNYKEDYEKMRAVGEEVTQGQTDAQHMFLAQRLQALDTGWHELRRMWENRHSLLAQAFDFQTFLRDAKQAEAFLNSQEYVLSHTEMPTTLQGAEEAIKKHEDFLTTTEASEEKITGVVEAGRRLINDCNANSDKIQEKVDSIQERHLKNKEAANELLAKLKDNRELQHFLQDGQELTLWINEKMLTAQDMSYDEARNLHSKWQKHQAFMAELASNKDWLDKIDKEGQALVAEKPELKPVVQQTLEDLQRQWEELEGTTRTKAQCLFDANRAELFTQSCSALDVWLKNLEGQLQSDDYGKDLTSVNILLKKHQMLEHQMEVREKEVQSLQSQALALSQEEAGLTEVDGQQRRVTDNFSNLQDPLKLRRQRLLASKEAHQFNRDLEDEILWVKERMPLASSTDHGKDLPTVQLLSKKNQTLQKEIQGHQPRIDDILRRGKTQSQLDGDRQSVLEERLIELEDLWGQLIAETDKRHARLMEANRAQQFYADAAEAEAWMGEQELHMMSEEKAKDEQSALVMVKKHQTLEQALEDYAQTIHQLANSSRLMVTSEHPESERITLRQAQVDKLYAGLKDLAEERRGRLQERLRLTQLKREVDDLEQWIAEREVVAGSHELGQDYEHVTMLRDKFREFARDTSTIGQERVDGVNGLADDLIESGHPENASVAEWKDGLNEAWADLLELIDTRTQMLAASYELHRFHQDAMEVLGRVKEKREGLPSDLGRDLNTVQHLHRQHNTFENDIQALSGQVNQVQDDAARLQKAYAGEKADDIHRSEHAVTSAWEGLLEAGQARRLLLLDTVEKFRFFNMVRDLMLWMDGVNLQIDAHDSPRDVSSAGLVIANHQDIKSEIETRADSFTACIEMGNTLINNNHYAADEIREKLAQLQEKRDKINKKWQDKMDHLQIVLEVLQFGRDAYVAESWLAGQEPLVRAADLGSNVDEVESLIKRHEAFEKLAAAWEDRFSLLEKLTTLEEQEIQRRREEEERARRPPTPPPVEVAPSETESQAHDSAARTSLDQTTLNQSVSVNGVHSDNDTSQGSESESVNGPGRDSGLASSRLEPSATLPSRGGAESEPDTMEGMLCRKQEMESHSKKAATRSWQNVYCVLRKGSLGFYKDGKSASNGIPYHGEVPISLGEAVCEVAHDYKKRKFVFKLRLGDGKEYLFQAKDEAEMSSWIRSIHNSIPAGSGDSPVGPRALSRAMTMPPISPSSGEAGGVTMRNKEGKEKDREKRFSFFGKKK, via the exons ATGAGCGTGAAGCAGTACAGAAGAAGACCTTCACCAAATGGGTAAACTCTCACTTAGGCCGAGTGACCTGTCGCATTGGTGACTTGTACACCGACCTGCGCGATGGCCGCATGCTCATCCGCCTTCTGGAAGTGCTCTCAGGAGAACAGCTG CCAAAGCCCACCAAGGGCCGCATGCGTATCCACTGCCTGGAGAATGTTGATAAAGCCCTGCAGTTCCTTAAGGAGCAAAAAGTCCATCTAGAAAACATGGGCTCACATGACATTGTGGATGGGAATCACCGTCTCACCTTGGGTCTCATTTGGACCATCATCCTCCGTTTCCAG ATCCAGGACATCAGTGTGGAGACGGAGGACAACAAGGAGAAAAAATCAGCTAAAGATGCTCTGCTGCTTTGGTGCCAAATGAAAACTGCTGG ATACCCCAATGTCAACATCCACAACTTCACCACCAGCTGGAGAGATGGTCTGGCGTTCAATGCCATCGTGCACAAACACAG ACCTGATGTGATTGACTTTGACAACCTGAAGAGGTCCAATGCTCACTACAATCTCCAGAATGCTTTCAATGTGGCTGAGAAGGAACTGGGGCTTACCAAGCTGCTGGACCCAGAAG atgtTAATGTTGATCAACCTGATGAAAAGTCCATCATCACCTATGTGGCGACCTACTACCATTACTTCTCCAAGATGAAGGCTCTGGCAGTGGAGGGCAAACGAATTGGCAAG GTACTGGACTATGCTATTGAGGCCGACCAGCTGATTGAGAAGTATGAGACCCTTGCctcagagctgctgcagtggaTTGAGCAGACCATAGGGACGCTCAATGATCGGCAGCTAGCTAACTCACTGAGTGCCGTACAGAATCAGCTCCAGGCTTTTAACTCCTACCGCACTGTGGAGAAACCCCCCAA GTTTACAGAGAAAGGAAATTTGGAGGTTCTCCTCTTTACGATTCAGAGCAAGATGAGAGCAAACAATCAGAAAGTCTACATGCCAAGAGAGGGCAAGCTCATCTCTGACATCAATAAG GCATGGGAGCGACTGGAAAAGGCAGAGCATGAGCGAGAGCTGGCACTAAGAAACGAGTTGATTCGCCAGGAGAAGCTGGAGATGCTCGCTGCCCGTTTTGACCGCAAAGCAGCTATGCGGGAGACTTGGCTGAGTGAGAACCAGAGGCTGGTGTCTCAG GACAACTTTGGAACCGACTTGGGAGCAGTGGAAGCTGCAACCCGCAAACATGAAGCAATTGAGACAGACATTGGGGCATACTGGGAGCGTGTGGCTGCTGTGGAGGCTGTTGCCAAAGAGCTGGAGGCAGAGTCGTACCACGATGTGCGACGTATACTTGCACGAAGGGATAATGTGCTTCGACTCTGGGAATACCTGAAAGAGCTTCTAGCTGCACGCAGGGAGCGGCTGAATGCCCATCGTGACCTGCAGAGGCTGTTTGAGGAGATGCGCTACATCATGGACTGGATGGCAGACATGAAG GGCCGTCTACAGTCTCCTGACAGCGGCAAACATTTGCATGACGTGTTGGACCTACTGCAGAAACACACTCTGGTAGAGGCTGACATTTCAGCTCAGGCAGAGAGGATCAAGGCAGTGCAGGGAGCTGCACAGCGCTTCACCTCCTATGAACAGG CCTACAAACCGTGTGAGCCGGGACTAGTTAGTGAGAAGGTTGACCTGCTGGGTCAGGCCTATGAGGAGCTTGGTCAGCTTGCTGGGAAACGCAGAGCACGCCTCGAGGACTCGCGCCGCCTGTGGCAGTTTCTATGGGATCTGGGAGAGGAAGCAGCCTGGATCAGAGAGCAGGAGCAGATCCTTGCCAGTGGAGACTGTGGTCGTGACCTCACTTCTGCCCTTCACCTGCTCAGCAAACATGAGGCCTTCAGGGATGAGATGGCAGCTCGTTACGGCCCCCTGAGTAATAGCATCGCTGCCGGAGAAGCTTTGGTTCAGGAGGGACACTTTGGAGCCCCAGAGGTCACAGAGAGGATTCAAGACATCCGTGCACAGTGGGCACATCTGGAGGAG ACAACTAAGCTCAGAGAGCAGAGCCTTAAAGAAGCAGTGGCCCTGCACCAGTTTCAAACAGATGCCAATGACATGGAGGCATGGATCATGGAGACACTTAGACAGGTGTCCAGTACAGAGGTGGGCCATGACGAGTTCTCCACCCAAACTCTCGCTCGCAAACAGAGGGAGATAGATGAGGAGATCCAGAGTCACCGCCCCGGCATCGACTCCCTGCATGAGCAGGTCCAAGCACTGCCACAGGCCTATGTACATTTCCCTCAG GTGGATGGCCGCCTACCTGCTATTGAGCAGCGCTATGAAGAACTGGAGTCTCTGTCAGTGGCTCGGCGCCAGGCTCTGGAAGGGGCCCTGGCCCTCTACCGCATGTTCAGTGAAGCTGGTGCCTGCCAGCTCTGggtggaggagaaggagcagTGGTTAGATAGCATGGAGATCCCAACCAAACTGGAGGACTTAGAGGTGGTGCAACAGAG ATTTGAGACGCTGGAACCTGAGATGAACAACCTAGGCACTCGTGTCAATGATGTGAACCAGGTGGCCGAGCAGCTGCTGAGCTCCGACAACTGTAACAAAGACCAAATCCACCAGACACGAGACCAACTACACAACAG ATGGAAGGAGTTCGAACAAATGGCTGGCCAAAAGAAACAAGCCCTGGAGTCGGCCCTCAACATCCAGAACTACCACTTGGAGTGTAATGAGATCCAAACTTGGATGAAGGAAAAGACCAAAGTGATTGAATCCACCCAGAGCCTGGGCAATGACCTGGCTGGTGTGATGGCACTGCAACGCAAACTCACTGGCATGGAGAGGGACCTGGAAGCCATTGAG GGTAAACTGGATGACTTGAGAAATGAGGCTAAAAAGCTGGCCATGGAACATCCCGATCAGGCTGGAGAGATTCAAGGACGCCTGGCAGAGATTCAAGAGGTGTGGGAGGAGCTGAACGCCACCATGAAGCGACGTGAAGAGTCATTGGGTGAAGCCAGCAAGCTGCAGGGCTTCCTTAGGGATCTGGATGACTTCCAGTCGTGGCTGTCCCGCACCCAGACGGCTGTGGCCTCAGAGGACATTCCCACCTCTCTGCCTGAGGCTGAGAGTTTGCTCGCCCAGCACGAGAACATTAAGAATGAGGTGGATAACTATAAGGAGGACTACGAGAAGATGCGGGCGGTTGGTGAGGAGGTGACCCAAGGTCAGACGGATGCCCAACACATGTTCTTGGCCCAGAGGCTCCAGGCGCTGGACACTGGCTGGCATGAGCTGCGTCGCATGTGGGAGAACCGCCACAGTCTTCTGGCCCAAGCGTTTGACTTCCAGACTTTCTTGAGAGACGCGAAGCAGGCAGAGGCTTTCCTCAACAGCCAG GAGTACGTGCTGTCCCACACAGAAATGCCCACCACTCTTCAGGGAGCAGAGGAGGCCATTAAGAAGCACGAGGATTTCCTCACCACCACAGAGGCCAGCGAGGAGAAGATAACTGGCGTGGTGGAGGCCGGACGGCGCCTCATTAATGACTGTAATGCAAACTCGGACAAGATCCAGGAAAAAGTTGATTCCATCCAGGAAAG GCATCTCAAAAATAAAGAGGCTGCAAATGAATTGCTGGCAAAGCTCAAGGATAACCGTGAACTGCAGCACTTCCTTCAAGATGGACAGgag CTCACGTTGTGGATCAATGAGAAGATGCTGACAGCACAGGACATGTCTTATGATGAGGCCAGAAATCTTCACAGCAAGTGGCAGAAGCATCAGGCCTTCATGGCAGAGCTGGCCTCCAACAAAGACTGGCTCGACAAAATTGATAAG GAGGGTCAGGCGCTGGTGGCCGAGAAGCCGGAGCTGAAACCTGTTGTTCAGCAGACCCTGGAGGACCTTCAGCGTCAGTGGGAGGAGCTGGAGGGCACCACCCGCACCAAGGCCCAGTGCTTGTTCGACGCTAACCGGGCAGAGCTCTTTACACAGAGCTGCTCTGCTCTGGATGTCTGGCTGAAAAACCTTGAGGGTCAGCTGCAGAGCGATGACTATGGCAAAGATTTGACTAGTGTCAACATCCTGCTCAAGAAGCACCAG ATGCTGGAGCACCAGATGGAGGTCAGAGAGAAGGAGGTGCAGTCTCTCCAGTCTCAGGCTCTGGCCCTGTCCCAGGAGGAGGCTGGACTCACCGAGGTAGATGGTCAGCAAAGGCGTGTCACTGACAACTTCTCCAACCTTCAGGATCCTCTCAAACTAAGGAGACAGCGACTACTCGCCTCCAAAGAAGCACATCAATTCAACAGAGATCTGGAGGATGAAATT CTATGGGTGAAAGAGAGGATGCCTCTGGCGTCTTCCACAGACCATGGAAAAGACCTGCCCACTGTACAGCTGCTGAGTAAGAAGAACCAG ACATTGCAGAAGGAGATTCAGGGTCACCAGCCTCGCATCGATGACATCCTCAGACGAGGCAAGACTCAGAGCCAGTTAGATGGTGATAGGCAGTCTGTCCTGGAGGAGCGCCTCATTGAGCTGGAGGACCTCTGGGGCCAGCTGATAGCCGAGACTGACAAGCGCCATGCCCGTCTAATGGAAGCCAATCGCGCCCAGCAGTTCTATGCTGATGCAGCAGAGGCCGAGGCCTGGATGGGAGAACAAGAGTTACATATGATGTCAGAGGAAAAAGCCAAG GATGAGCAAAGCGCACTAGTAATGGTCAAGAAGCACCAGACCCTCGAACAGGCGCTTGAAGACTACGCCCAAACCATTCACCAACTAGCCAACAGCAGCCGCCTCATGGTCACTAGTGAACACCCAGAGAG CGAGAGAATCACCTTAAGGCAAGCCCAAGTCGACAAACTGTATGCAGGGTTGAAAGACCTCGCTGAGGAGCGTCGTGGGCGGCTTCAGGAGAGACTGCGGCTGACCCAGCTGAAGCGGGAGGTGGATGACCTGGAACAGTGGATTGCTGAGAGGGAGGTGGTTGCTGGCTCCCACGAACTAGGACAGGACTATGAACATGTCACA ATGCTGAGGGACAAGTTCCGGGAGTTTGCTCGTGACACCAGCACCATCGGCCAAGAGCGTGTGGATGGTGTAAATGGGCTGGCAGATGACCTGATTGAGTCGGGTCATCCTGAGAACGCCAGTGTGGCTGAGTGGAAGGATGGGTTAAACGAGGCTTGGGCTGATCTGCTGGAGCTGAtcgacacacgcacacagatgTTGGCGGCCTCCTATGAGTTGCACCGCTTCCATCAGGATGCCATGGAGGTGCTTGGGCGTGTTAAGGAGAAGAGGGAGGGCCTGCCCTCTGACCTTGGCCGTGATTTGAACACTGTTCAACATCTACACAGACAGCACAACACTTTCGAAAATGACATCCAGGCCCTCAGTGGACAG GTGAACCAGGTGCAAGATGATGCAGCACGGCTGCAGAAGGCTTATGCTGGGGAGAAAGCTGATGACATTCACAGGAGCGAACATGCTGTGACTTCTGCCTGGGAAGGCCTGCTTGAGGCTGGTCAGGCCCGCAGGCTCCTCCTGCTGGACACTGTGGAGAAGTTCCGCTTCTTCAACATGGTGCGAGACCTCATGCTCTGGATGGACGGTGTCAACCTGCAGATAGATGCACATGATAGCCCCAG GGATGTGTCCTCTGCAGGACTGGTCATTGCCAATCATCAGGACATCAAGTCAGAGATCGAGACAAGAGCAGACAGCTTTACTGCCTGTATTGAGATGGGAAATACTCTCATCAACAATAATCACTATGCAGCCGATGAG ATCCGGGAGAAACTGGCTCAACTGCAGGAAAAGAGAGACAAGATCAACAAAAAGTGGCAAGACAAGATGGACCATTTACAAATTG TGCTGGAGGTGTTGCAGTTTGGACGTGATGCCTATGTGGCAGAGTCTTGGTTGGCAGGGCAGGAACCTTTGGTGCGAGCAGCTGATCTGGGCTCAAATGTGGATGAGGTAGAGAGCCTAATTAAGCGCCACGAGGCCTTTGAGAAGCTTGCTGCAGCCTGGGAAGACCGCTTTTCGCTGCTAGAGAAACTCACTACA CTTGAGGAGCAGGAGATCCAGAGGAGgcgagaggaagaggagagagcgcGGCGACCCCCGACACCGCCCCCAGTAGAAGTGGCACCATCTGAGACAGAAAGTCAAGCACATGATTCTGCAGCCAG AACCAGTCTGGACCAGACCACACTCAATCAGTCTGTGTCAGTGAATGGAGTTCACAGCGACAATGACACATCTCAG GGCTCAGAGTCTGAGTCGGTGAACGGACCAGGAAGGGACAGCGGGCTGGCATCGTCTCGCCTTGAGCCTTCTGCCACGTTACCGAGCAGGGGTGGAGCAGAGTCCGAGCCAGATACCATGGAGGGGATGCTCTGTCGAAAACAGGAGATGGAGTCCCACAGCAAAAAGGCAGCTACCAG ATCCTGGCAGAACGTGTACTGTGTCCTAAGAAAAGGAAGTCTCGGTTTCTATAAGGACGGCAAGAGCGCTAGCAACGGCATTCCATACCACGGAGAGGTACCCATAAGCCTTGGGGAGGCTGTGTGCGAGGTGGCTCACGACTATAAGAAGAGGAAATTTGTATTCAAGCTCAG GCTAGGAGATGGAAAAGAGTATCTGTTTCAAGCAAAGGATGAG GCGGAGATGAGCTCCTGGATCCGTTCCATCCACAATTCCATTCCAGCAGGATCAGGAGACTCGCCAGTAGGTCCGCGGGCCCTCAGCCGCGCCATGACGATGCCTCCCATCTCCCCCAGCTCAGGTGAAGCCGGAGGCGTTACCATGCGCAACAAGGAAGGGAAAGAGAAGGATCGTGAGAAGAGGTTCAGCTTCTTTGGCAAGAAAAAATAG